In Rosa chinensis cultivar Old Blush chromosome 1, RchiOBHm-V2, whole genome shotgun sequence, a genomic segment contains:
- the LOC112177860 gene encoding uncharacterized protein LOC112177860 isoform X2, which yields MANKRQREARKRFRAEHPELVKTPEPTPPKDPSKKKKVKKPSFKRKRSESGAPNDPNRAAKKSRSKHPLRVPGMKPGDSCFICKGTDHIAKLCPEKAEWDRHKICLFCRQRGHSLKNCQKKNENDTEAKLCYNCGETGHSLSRCPLSLQDGGTKFAKCFVCNETGHLSKDCPKNSHGIYPKGGSCKICGGVTHLARDCPNKDSRNSIGSGNSNPKWNEPRGKVTKFASGDDLEDDFSFIGEKTVAKTVDESAASPGFAVSGLAVNEECKQKFLELKAKRNHRFIIFKIDKQEVVVEKLGEPDETYDDFTASLPAEECRYAVFDLDFTTIENCQKSKIFFIAWSPDTSKVRMKMVYASSKDRFKRELDGIQVELQATDPSELSFDIIKSRAL from the exons ATGGCGAACAAAAGACAGAGAGAGGCACGCAAGAGATTCAGAGCAGAGCACCCAGAACTGGTTAAAACCCCAGAGCCAACTCCCCCGAAAGACccaagcaagaagaagaaggtaaaGAAGCCCAGTTTCAAGCGCAAGAGATCAGAATCTGGAGCGCCCAATGACCCCAATAGAGCAGCCAAGAAGTCTCGGAGTAAACACCCACTTAGAGTCCCTGGTATGAAGCCCGGAGATAGCTGCTTCATTTGTAAAGGCACTGACCATATTGCCAAGCTTTGCCCTGAGAAAGCTGAGTGGGATAGGCACAAG ATATGCTTGTTTTGTCGACAACGCGGGCATAGTCTGAAGAATTGCCAAAAGAAGAATGAGAATGATACGGAGGCGAAGTTATGCTATAATTGTGGGGAAACCGGGCATTCGCTCTCTAGATGCCCCTTATCTCTTCAAGATG GAGGAACTAAATTTGCCAAGTGCTTCGTCTGTAACGAGACTGGTCACCTGAGCAAGGACTGTCCTAAAAACTCTCATGGGATTTATCCCAAG GGTGGTTCTTGTAAAATATGTGGTGGTGTGACACATTTGGCACGAGATTGTCCTAACAAAGACAGCAGGAATTCAATAGGTTCTGGCAATTCTAATCCCAAAT GGAATGAACCAAGAGGAAAGGTTACCAAATTTGCGAGTGGAGATGATCTCGAGGATGATTTCAGTTTCATAGGTGAGAAGACTGTTGCCAAAACAGTAGACGAGTCT GCCGCCTCGCCTGGCTTTGCAGTGTCTGGCCTAGCCGTGAATGAGGAGTGCAAGCAGAAGTTCTTGGAGCTAAAAGCCAAGAGAAACCATCGTTTCATTATATTCAAGATTGATAAGCAAGAAGTGGTGGTAGAGAAACTTGGAGAGCCAGACGAAACTTACGATGATTTCACAGCCTCGCTGCCTGCGGAGGAGTGCCGCTATGCTGTGTTTGATCTTGATTTCACCACTATTGAGAACTGCCAGAAAAGCAAGATTTTCTTCATTGCCTG GTCACCTGATACATCAAAGGTGAGAATGAAGATGGTGTATGCTAGCTCCAAAGATAGATTCAAGAGAGAATTGGATGGCATTCAAGTTGAGTTGCAAGCAACTGATCCAAGTGAATTGAGCTTTGACATTATAAAATCCCGAGCTCTTTAA
- the LOC112177860 gene encoding actin-depolymerizing factor 7 isoform X1, giving the protein MAASPGFAVSGLAVNEECKQKFLELKAKRNHRFIIFKIDKQEVVVEKLGEPDETYDDFTASLPAEECRYAVFDLDFTTIENCQKSKIFFIAWSPDTSKVRMKMVYASSKDRFKRELDGIQVELQATDPSELSFDIIKSRAL; this is encoded by the exons ATG GCCGCCTCGCCTGGCTTTGCAGTGTCTGGCCTAGCCGTGAATGAGGAGTGCAAGCAGAAGTTCTTGGAGCTAAAAGCCAAGAGAAACCATCGTTTCATTATATTCAAGATTGATAAGCAAGAAGTGGTGGTAGAGAAACTTGGAGAGCCAGACGAAACTTACGATGATTTCACAGCCTCGCTGCCTGCGGAGGAGTGCCGCTATGCTGTGTTTGATCTTGATTTCACCACTATTGAGAACTGCCAGAAAAGCAAGATTTTCTTCATTGCCTG GTCACCTGATACATCAAAGGTGAGAATGAAGATGGTGTATGCTAGCTCCAAAGATAGATTCAAGAGAGAATTGGATGGCATTCAAGTTGAGTTGCAAGCAACTGATCCAAGTGAATTGAGCTTTGACATTATAAAATCCCGAGCTCTTTAA
- the LOC112177983 gene encoding tubulin beta-1 chain: MREILHIQGGQCGNQIGAKFWEVVCAEHGIDSTGRYGGDNELQLERVNVYYNEASCGRFVPRAVLMDLEPGTMDSVRSGPYGQIFRPDNFVFGQSGAGNNWAKGHYTEGAELIDSVLDVVRKEAENCDCLQGFQVCHSLGGGTGSGMGTLLISKIREEYPDRMMLTFSVFPSPKVSDTVVEPYNATLSVHQLVENADECMVLDNEALYDICFRTLKLTTPSFGDLNHLISATMSGVTCCLRFPGQLNSDLRKLAVNLIPFPRLHFFMVGFAPLTSRGSQQYRALTVPELTQQMWDAKNMMCAADPRHGRYLTASAMFRGKMSTKEVDEQMINVQNKNSSYFVEWIPNNVKSTVCDIPPTGLKMASTFIGNSTSIQEMFRRVSEQFTAMFRRKAFLHWYTGEGMDEMEFTEAESNMNDLVSEYQQYQDATADEEGYDYEDEEDVQEEA, translated from the exons ATGCGTGAGATCCTTCACATCCAGGGTGGCCAGTGCGGCAACCAGATCGGAGCCAAGTTCTGGGAGGTCGTCTGCGCCGAGCACGGCATCGACTCCACCGGCCGATACGGCGGCGACAACGAGCTCCAACTCGAGCGCGTCAATGTCTACTACAACGAGGCCAGTTGCGGCAGGTTTGTTCCACGCGCCGTGCTCATGGATCTGGAGCCTGGCACCATGGACAGCGTCAGATCTGGACCCTACGGCCAGATCTTCCGGCCGGATAACTTCGTGTTTGGACAGTCCGGCGCCGGGAACAATTGGGCGAAAGGTCACTACACTGAAGGCGCTGAGTTGATTGACTCGGTTCTTGACGTTGTTAGGAAGGAGGCAGAGAACTGTGACTGCTTGCAAG GGTTTCAAGTTTGCCACTCTCTGGGAGGTGGTACTGGTTCTGGAATGGGAACACTTCTCATTTCTAAGATCAGAGAGGAATATCCAGACCGAATGATGCTCACTTTCTCTGTGTTTCCGTCCCCTAAGGTGTCTGACACCGTGGTTGAGCCATACAATGCGACTCTCTCTGTTCACCAGCTTGTTGAAAATGCAGATGAGTGTATGGTTTTGGACAACGAAGCTCTCTATGACATTTGCTTCCGAACACTGAAGCTCACTACTCCAAGCT TTGGTGATCTGAATCATCTGATTTCGGCTACCATGAGTGGTGTAACCTGCTGCCTTCGTTTCCCTGGACAACTCAACTCTGATCTCCGCAAGCTTGCTGTTAATCTGATCCCATTCCCCCGattgcatttcttcatggttgGGTTTGCTCCACTTACATCTCGTGGATCCCAGCAATACAGGGCACTCACTGTTCCAGAGCTCACTCAACAGATGTGGGAtgccaagaacatgatgtgtgCTGCTGATCCTCGTCACGGGCGGTATTTGACTGCTTCAGCAATGTTCCGTGGTAAGATGAGCACCAAGGAAGTTGATGAACAGATGATCAATGTCCAAAACAAGAATTCATCCTACTTTGTTGAGTGGATCCCCAACAATGTCAAGTCCACTGTTTGTGACATCCCACCAACCGGTCTGAAGATGGCTTCGACATTCATTGGCAACTCCACTTCCATTCAAGAAATGTTCCGGAGGGTGAGTGAGCAGTTCACTGCTATGTTCCGCAGAAAGGCTTTCTTGCATTGGTACACAGGAGAGGGAATGGATGAGATGGAGTTTACTGAGGCAGAGAGCAACATGAATGACCTTGTTTCAGAGTACCAGCAGTACCAGGATGCCACTGCAGATGAGGAAGGGTACGATTATGAAGATGAGGAGGACGTTCAGGAGGAGGCTTGA
- the LOC112178062 gene encoding uncharacterized protein LOC112178062, producing the protein MASNFCFTTLAILALALAVCVQGTLGGVTCENLDESTCAFAVSSSAKRCVLEKQVKRSGEEAYTCRTSEIEADKLKDWIESEQCIKSCGLDRKSYGISSDSLLESRFAQKLCSPQCYGSCPNIVDLYFNLAAGEGVFLPKLCEAQGANARRDLSELRSSGYVAPGPVKSANLVAEAPVNYMNLEAEHYVAPAQTPCADAPALTPGY; encoded by the exons ATGGCTTCTAACTTCTGCTTCACGACCCTTGCAATCCTCGCTCTTGCTCTTGCTGTTTGCGTGCAAGGCACTCTAG GGGGAGTAACATGTGAGAATCTAGACGAAAGCACTTGTGCGTTCGCAGTGTCATCATCGGCCAAACGCTGTGTGCTTGAGAAGCAAGTAAAGAGGAGCGGAGAGGAAGCATACACATGCCGCACATCAGAGATTGAAGCAGATAAACTGAAGGACTGGATCGAGAGCGAGCAGTGCATTAAATCTTGCGGCCTGGACCGCAAGTCTTATGGAATCTCATCCGACTCTCTCCTCGAGTCTCGATTTGCACAGAAGCTTTGCTCTCCTCAGTGCTACGGCAGCTGCCCCAACATTGTTGACCTTTACTTCAACCTCGCAGCTGGTGAAG GGGTGTTCCTTCCAAAATTATGTGAAGCACAAGGAGCAAATGCTCGTAGGGATTTGTCCGAGTTGCGAAGCTCTGGATATGTTGCGCCAGGACCAGTAAAATCGGCTAACTTGGTAGCAGAGGCACCAGTAAACTACATGAACTTGGAAGCTGAACACTACGTTGCTCCAGCACAGACACCATGTGCCGATGCTCCAGCACTGACACCAGGTTACTGA
- the LOC112169355 gene encoding DNA-directed RNA polymerase III subunit RPC3 isoform X2 — translation MLVTITRPGLVRLGLCKLPPFISRVSLTEASNQKKKKKKMTVTNSGIQYAVQIITKHFGNLVAKVCETLLKSGPLNLGALIRSTALTPQQVKNSLLILVQHNCVQPFTQESKAGLKVQYMAVYDNILHRLRFAKFLAVVAQELDDDCKQLLAGLLEHGRLTQQQLMDRANQKSKSNSSQVQNAAQDNFIRLVTARFVERCPAPEPLLEEAPEQEGPKKPRSKSAKMAQVSETIEQRVLAAARPMEAIRFLITTNPETDDPSQKSENNSSSMSVGEKRKFDDLDIGEHGSNDKEVILWRANFEQFIRCLRHKACVENVRARHDDGAAVVLRAVLKATRMQETKVKTDYSVPLKMGAIYNEVIDSAAGRNLTKVSVKASLHLLCGAPPVRGGYEDLKKIIELLQNDEVESIVLKRYGQDACRIFRLLTSQSKPAGQFFETDKISVDALVDKKETPKILYKLWKDDYVHMEKLSLTTAKQSQVMVWKVHKSIVWEHVLDEMYHAAYNLVKRYDHEREENKEVTNTPKEKRVGELEKKANRFLGVRKIMALSLVKLDDALMLFHDF, via the exons ATGCTCGTCACAATAACCCGGCCCGGGTTAGTTCGGTTAGGGCTCTGCAAACTCCCACCGTTTATTTCCCGCGTCTCTCTAACTGAAGCTTCaaaccagaagaagaagaagaagaagatgacggtGACTAACAGCGGCATCCAATACGCCGTTCAGATCATCACCAAACACTTCGGCAACCTCGTCgct AAAGTTTGCGAAACCCTTCTGAAATCCGGACCGTTAAACCTGGGCGCTCTGATCCGATCGACGGCGCTCACTCCCCAGCAAGTCAAGAACTCTCTCCTGATTCTGGTCCAGCACAATTGCGTCCAGCCCTTTACCCAAGAGTCCA AGGCTGGGCTTAAAGTTCAGTACATGGCGGTGTACGATAACATACTCCATCGACTTAGGTTTGCCAAATTTCTGGCGGTTGTGGCCCAGGAGCTTGATGATGAT TGCAAACAACTTCTTGCTGGTTTACTTGAACATGGTAGACTTACACAGCAACAGTTAATGGACAGAGCCAATCAGAAATCCAAATCAAATAGCAGTCAAG TTCAGAATGCTGCTCAAGATAACTTTATTAGACTTGTGACTGCTCGTTTTGTTGAACGCTGCCCGGCCCCTGAACCACTTCTTGAAGAAGCACCTGAACAAGAAGGTCCAAAGAAGCCACGCTCTAAATCTGCTAAG ATGGCTCAAGTTTCAGAGACCATAGAACAACGTGTTCTAGCAGCAGCAAGGCCTATGGAAGCAATAAGATTTTTAATTACGACAAATCCAGAAACTGATGATCCATCACAAAAAAGTGAGAATAATTCCTCTAGTATGAGTGTTGGGGAGAAG CGCAAGTTTGATGATTTGGATATTGGTGAACATGGGTCCAATGATAAGGAAGTGATTCTTTGGCGTGCTAATTTTGAGCAGTTCATTCGTTGTCTAAGGCATAAG GCTTGTGTTGAGAATGTTAGAGCACGACATGATGATGGAGCTGCAGTTGTGTTAAGAGCTGTGCTGAAGGCAACTAGAATGCAGGAGACCAAAGTGAAAACAGATTATTCAG TTCCTTTAAAGATGGGTGCCATTTATAATGAGGTGATAGATAGTGCAGCCGGCCGTAATTTGACCAAGGTTTCTGTCAAAGCTTCCCTCCACTTGTTGTGCGGTGCACCTCCTGTAAGAGGAGGATATGAGG ACTTGAAGAAAATTATAGAACTGCTtcagaatgatgag GTGGAgtcgattgttttgaaaagatATGGACAGGATGCTTGTAGAATATTTAGGTTACTGACAAGCCAGTCAAAGCCGGCTGGTCAGTTTTTTGAGACAGATAAG ATATCAGTCGATGCCCTTGTTGACAAAAAGGAAACACCTAAGATTCTCTATAAGCTCTGGAAGGATGACTACGTTCATATGGAG AAATTATCATTGACAACAGCTAAACAGTCACAAGTCATGGTGTGGAAAGTGCACAAGTCCATTGTTTGGGAACATGTTTTAGATGAGATGTACCATGCGGCGTACAATTTGGTTAAGCGATATGATCATGAGAGGGAAGAGAATAAGGAG GTTACAAATACCCCGAAGGAGAAACGTGTCGGTGAATTAGAGAAAAAAGCCAACCGGTTTCTAGGTGTCAGGAAAATTATGGCATTATCGCTTGTGAAGCTTGATGATGCTCTCATGCTCTTCCATGACTTCTGA
- the LOC112169355 gene encoding DNA-directed RNA polymerase III subunit RPC3 isoform X1: MLVTITRPGLVRLGLCKLPPFISRVSLTEASNQKKKKKKMTVTNSGIQYAVQIITKHFGNLVAKVCETLLKSGPLNLGALIRSTALTPQQVKNSLLILVQHNCVQPFTQESKAGLKVQYMAVYDNILHRLRFAKFLAVVAQELDDDCKQLLAGLLEHGRLTQQQLMDRANQKSKSNSSQVQNAAQDNFIRLVTARFVERCPAPEPLLEEAPEQEGPKKPRSKSAKMAQVSETIEQRVLAAARPMEAIRFLITTNPETDDPSQKSENNSSSMSVGEKRKFDDLDIGEHGSNDKEVILWRANFEQFIRCLRHKACVENVRARHDDGAAVVLRAVLKATRMQETKVKTDYSVPLKMGAIYNEVIDSAAGRNLTKVSVKASLHLLCGAPPVRGGYEGEGEDEDEDEDEDVPYSIDLKKIIELLQNDEVESIVLKRYGQDACRIFRLLTSQSKPAGQFFETDKISVDALVDKKETPKILYKLWKDDYVHMEKLSLTTAKQSQVMVWKVHKSIVWEHVLDEMYHAAYNLVKRYDHEREENKEVTNTPKEKRVGELEKKANRFLGVRKIMALSLVKLDDALMLFHDF; encoded by the exons ATGCTCGTCACAATAACCCGGCCCGGGTTAGTTCGGTTAGGGCTCTGCAAACTCCCACCGTTTATTTCCCGCGTCTCTCTAACTGAAGCTTCaaaccagaagaagaagaagaagaagatgacggtGACTAACAGCGGCATCCAATACGCCGTTCAGATCATCACCAAACACTTCGGCAACCTCGTCgct AAAGTTTGCGAAACCCTTCTGAAATCCGGACCGTTAAACCTGGGCGCTCTGATCCGATCGACGGCGCTCACTCCCCAGCAAGTCAAGAACTCTCTCCTGATTCTGGTCCAGCACAATTGCGTCCAGCCCTTTACCCAAGAGTCCA AGGCTGGGCTTAAAGTTCAGTACATGGCGGTGTACGATAACATACTCCATCGACTTAGGTTTGCCAAATTTCTGGCGGTTGTGGCCCAGGAGCTTGATGATGAT TGCAAACAACTTCTTGCTGGTTTACTTGAACATGGTAGACTTACACAGCAACAGTTAATGGACAGAGCCAATCAGAAATCCAAATCAAATAGCAGTCAAG TTCAGAATGCTGCTCAAGATAACTTTATTAGACTTGTGACTGCTCGTTTTGTTGAACGCTGCCCGGCCCCTGAACCACTTCTTGAAGAAGCACCTGAACAAGAAGGTCCAAAGAAGCCACGCTCTAAATCTGCTAAG ATGGCTCAAGTTTCAGAGACCATAGAACAACGTGTTCTAGCAGCAGCAAGGCCTATGGAAGCAATAAGATTTTTAATTACGACAAATCCAGAAACTGATGATCCATCACAAAAAAGTGAGAATAATTCCTCTAGTATGAGTGTTGGGGAGAAG CGCAAGTTTGATGATTTGGATATTGGTGAACATGGGTCCAATGATAAGGAAGTGATTCTTTGGCGTGCTAATTTTGAGCAGTTCATTCGTTGTCTAAGGCATAAG GCTTGTGTTGAGAATGTTAGAGCACGACATGATGATGGAGCTGCAGTTGTGTTAAGAGCTGTGCTGAAGGCAACTAGAATGCAGGAGACCAAAGTGAAAACAGATTATTCAG TTCCTTTAAAGATGGGTGCCATTTATAATGAGGTGATAGATAGTGCAGCCGGCCGTAATTTGACCAAGGTTTCTGTCAAAGCTTCCCTCCACTTGTTGTGCGGTGCACCTCCTGTAAGAGGAGGATATGAGGGTGAGggtgaggatgaggatgaggatgaggatgaggatgtgCCATATAGCATTG ACTTGAAGAAAATTATAGAACTGCTtcagaatgatgag GTGGAgtcgattgttttgaaaagatATGGACAGGATGCTTGTAGAATATTTAGGTTACTGACAAGCCAGTCAAAGCCGGCTGGTCAGTTTTTTGAGACAGATAAG ATATCAGTCGATGCCCTTGTTGACAAAAAGGAAACACCTAAGATTCTCTATAAGCTCTGGAAGGATGACTACGTTCATATGGAG AAATTATCATTGACAACAGCTAAACAGTCACAAGTCATGGTGTGGAAAGTGCACAAGTCCATTGTTTGGGAACATGTTTTAGATGAGATGTACCATGCGGCGTACAATTTGGTTAAGCGATATGATCATGAGAGGGAAGAGAATAAGGAG GTTACAAATACCCCGAAGGAGAAACGTGTCGGTGAATTAGAGAAAAAAGCCAACCGGTTTCTAGGTGTCAGGAAAATTATGGCATTATCGCTTGTGAAGCTTGATGATGCTCTCATGCTCTTCCATGACTTCTGA